A window of Vibrio ishigakensis contains these coding sequences:
- the odhB gene encoding 2-oxoglutarate dehydrogenase complex dihydrolipoyllysine-residue succinyltransferase, whose protein sequence is MTIEILVPDLPESVADATVATWHKQPGERVERDEVLVDIETDKVVLEVPAPEAGVLEEIIEADGATVLAKQLIAKLKPGAVAGEPTKDTTEQTEASPDKRHKAALTEENNDALSPAVRRLLAEHSLSASDVKGTGVGGRITREDVEAHLANASKPAPKKEEAPIENLATAARSQKRVPMTRLRKTVANRLLEAKNSTAMLTTFNEVNMKPIMDLRAQYKDSFEKRHDVRLGFMSFYVKAVTEALKRFPEVNASIDGDDIVYHNYFDISMAVSTPRGLVTPVLKDCDTLGFADIEKGIKELAIKGRDGKLTVDELMGGNFTITNGGVFGSLMSTPIINPPQAAILGMHKIQERPMAVNGKVEILPMMYLALSYDHRLIDGKESVSFLVTIKELLEDPARLLLDV, encoded by the coding sequence ATGACAATTGAAATTCTGGTTCCAGATTTACCTGAATCTGTTGCAGATGCGACGGTTGCAACCTGGCACAAGCAACCTGGCGAGCGCGTTGAGCGTGATGAAGTGCTGGTTGATATCGAAACCGATAAAGTGGTTCTAGAAGTACCGGCTCCAGAAGCAGGCGTACTTGAAGAAATCATTGAAGCTGACGGTGCAACTGTTCTTGCCAAGCAGCTAATCGCTAAACTTAAGCCTGGCGCAGTTGCTGGTGAACCAACTAAGGACACCACTGAGCAAACAGAAGCGTCTCCAGACAAGCGCCATAAAGCTGCGCTAACTGAAGAGAACAACGATGCCCTAAGCCCAGCGGTTCGTCGCCTGCTAGCAGAGCACAGCCTAAGCGCATCTGATGTGAAAGGCACAGGTGTTGGCGGTCGCATCACACGTGAAGACGTAGAAGCGCACCTAGCGAATGCATCTAAACCTGCTCCAAAGAAAGAAGAAGCGCCGATTGAGAATCTTGCGACAGCAGCTCGCAGTCAGAAGCGCGTGCCTATGACTCGTCTGCGTAAGACGGTAGCAAATCGTCTTCTAGAAGCGAAGAACAGCACGGCTATGTTGACCACCTTTAACGAGGTAAACATGAAGCCAATCATGGATCTGCGTGCTCAGTACAAAGATTCGTTCGAGAAGCGCCACGATGTGCGCCTAGGCTTTATGTCTTTCTACGTGAAGGCGGTAACCGAAGCACTGAAACGCTTCCCAGAAGTAAACGCTTCTATCGATGGCGATGATATCGTTTATCACAACTACTTCGACATCAGCATGGCGGTTTCTACCCCACGCGGTCTAGTAACTCCAGTTCTAAAAGACTGTGACACTCTAGGCTTTGCTGACATTGAAAAAGGCATCAAAGAGCTAGCAATCAAAGGCCGTGACGGCAAGCTAACCGTAGACGAGCTGATGGGTGGTAACTTCACCATCACTAACGGCGGCGTGTTTGGCTCGCTAATGTCGACCCCTATCATCAACCCACCTCAAGCGGCAATCTTGGGTATGCACAAAATCCAAGAGCGCCCAATGGCGGTGAACGGTAAGGTTGAGATCCTGCCAATGATGTACCTAGCGCTTTCTTACGATCACCGTCTAATCGATGGTAAAGAGTCAGTAAGCTTCCTAGTGACCATCAAAGAGTTGCTAGAAGATCCAGCACGCCTACTGCTAGACGTTTAA
- the sucA gene encoding 2-oxoglutarate dehydrogenase E1 component produces MHNGVMKAWLESSHLAGANAVYVEELYELYLSDPDLVSEEWKRVFEGLPAQAPEAGEQSHTRVRDYFRRLAQETKHYSVQVSDPDVDAKQVKVLQLINAYRFRGHQAANLDPLGLWQRPVQPELDPAFHSLTEDDLNESFNVGSFAVAQETMQLKDLYTALNKTYCGSIGAEYMHMTNTEQKRWVQQRLESVQSQPEFSLDEKITYLDELTAAEGLERYLGAKFPGAKRFSLEGGDALIPMTKELIRHAGRSGMREVVIGMAHRGRLNMLVNVLGKKPQDLFDEFAGKHDETWGTGDVKYHQGFSADFATPGGNVHLALAFNPSHLEIVNPVVIGSVRARQDRLGDKHGDKVLPITIHGDSAIAGQGVVQETFNMSQARGFQVGGTVRIVVNNQIGFTTSNPRDTRSTMYCTDIAKMVQAPIFHVNADDPEAVAFVTRIALDYRNTFKRDVVIDLVCYRRHGHNEADEPNATQPLMYQKIKKHPTPRKLYADVMMEREEIGIDTATQLVNEYRDALDHGEVVVKEWRPMAMHSVDWSPYLGHEWDMKWDSEYEIERLKELGQRICQYPDSHKLQSRVNKLYNDRMAMIEGEKAIDWGMAETLAYATLVDDGKRIRISGQDSGRGTFFHRHAVLHNQGDASTYVPLAHVHDKQGPFQVFDSVLSEEAVLAFEYGYATAEPGGLTLWEAQFGDFANGAQVVIDQFISSGEQKWGRLCGITMLLPHGYEGQGPEHSSARLERYLQLCAEQNIQVVVPSTPAQVYHMLRRQVVRPMRRPLIVMSPKSLLRHPLCTSTLEELAEGTFQPVINEIDELEPTKIRRVVFCSGKVYFDLLEERRKREIDDVAIVRVEQLYPFPLSDVREAISIYPQVTDFVWCQEEPQNQGAWYSSQHNFRAATPFNTTLNYAGRPASASPAVGYMSVHLKQQKALIDDALTIDKELEE; encoded by the coding sequence ATGCATAACGGTGTGATGAAGGCCTGGCTCGAGTCTTCTCACTTGGCTGGCGCCAATGCAGTGTACGTGGAAGAACTCTACGAACTCTATCTAAGTGACCCAGATCTGGTTAGTGAGGAATGGAAGCGCGTCTTCGAGGGGCTGCCTGCGCAAGCTCCAGAAGCAGGGGAGCAATCCCATACGCGAGTTCGTGACTACTTCCGCAGACTTGCACAAGAGACAAAGCATTATAGTGTCCAGGTCAGTGATCCTGATGTCGATGCAAAGCAAGTAAAAGTCCTACAGCTGATCAACGCCTACCGATTCAGAGGACATCAAGCGGCCAACCTCGACCCGCTTGGTCTTTGGCAGCGCCCAGTTCAGCCAGAACTGGACCCAGCATTCCACAGTCTTACCGAAGACGATCTTAATGAGAGCTTTAACGTAGGTTCTTTCGCAGTCGCGCAAGAAACCATGCAGCTTAAAGACCTCTATACCGCACTAAACAAAACCTACTGTGGCTCAATCGGTGCAGAATATATGCACATGACCAACACAGAACAAAAGCGCTGGGTTCAGCAGCGTCTGGAGTCAGTGCAGTCACAGCCTGAGTTTTCGCTAGATGAAAAAATCACTTACCTTGATGAGCTGACTGCAGCTGAAGGTCTAGAGCGTTATCTTGGTGCCAAATTCCCCGGCGCGAAGCGATTCTCTCTAGAGGGTGGTGATGCCCTTATCCCAATGACCAAAGAGCTGATCCGTCATGCAGGCCGTAGTGGCATGCGTGAGGTTGTTATCGGCATGGCCCACCGTGGCCGCTTGAACATGCTGGTCAACGTTTTGGGTAAGAAGCCTCAAGACCTATTCGATGAGTTTGCTGGTAAGCACGACGAAACCTGGGGTACAGGTGACGTTAAGTACCACCAAGGCTTCTCTGCGGACTTCGCAACTCCAGGTGGCAACGTTCACCTAGCGCTGGCGTTTAACCCGTCTCACCTTGAGATCGTTAACCCTGTGGTTATCGGCTCAGTAAGGGCGCGTCAGGACCGTCTTGGTGACAAGCACGGCGACAAGGTTCTGCCTATCACCATCCACGGTGACTCAGCGATCGCAGGTCAGGGTGTAGTGCAAGAGACCTTCAACATGTCTCAGGCGCGTGGCTTCCAAGTCGGTGGTACAGTTCGTATCGTAGTGAACAACCAGATCGGTTTCACCACCTCGAACCCGCGTGATACGCGCTCGACCATGTACTGTACTGACATCGCTAAGATGGTACAGGCACCAATTTTCCACGTTAACGCAGATGACCCAGAAGCGGTTGCCTTCGTTACACGTATCGCTCTGGATTACCGCAACACCTTTAAGCGTGATGTAGTAATCGATCTGGTTTGTTATCGCCGTCACGGCCATAACGAAGCCGACGAGCCAAATGCAACTCAGCCTCTGATGTATCAGAAGATCAAGAAGCACCCGACACCACGTAAGCTATACGCTGATGTGATGATGGAGCGCGAAGAGATCGGAATCGATACCGCAACCCAGCTTGTAAACGAATATCGTGACGCGCTGGATCACGGTGAGGTGGTAGTAAAAGAGTGGCGCCCAATGGCGATGCACTCAGTAGACTGGTCTCCATATCTTGGCCATGAGTGGGATATGAAGTGGGATAGCGAGTATGAGATCGAGCGTCTGAAAGAGCTTGGTCAGCGTATCTGCCAGTATCCAGACAGCCACAAGCTACAGAGCCGAGTTAACAAGCTTTACAACGATCGCATGGCCATGATCGAGGGCGAGAAAGCTATCGATTGGGGGATGGCGGAAACCCTTGCTTACGCAACCCTAGTCGACGACGGTAAGCGCATTCGTATCTCTGGTCAGGATTCAGGCCGTGGTACCTTCTTCCACCGTCACGCAGTTCTGCATAACCAGGGCGATGCGAGCACTTATGTGCCTCTAGCCCATGTGCATGACAAGCAAGGTCCTTTCCAGGTATTCGACTCCGTGCTTTCTGAAGAAGCGGTACTGGCGTTTGAATATGGCTACGCAACAGCAGAGCCAGGCGGTTTGACCCTTTGGGAAGCCCAGTTTGGTGACTTTGCCAACGGTGCGCAGGTTGTAATCGATCAGTTCATCTCATCTGGTGAGCAGAAATGGGGCCGACTATGTGGTATCACCATGCTGCTGCCACACGGCTATGAAGGTCAGGGCCCAGAGCACTCATCTGCACGTCTAGAGCGTTATCTGCAGTTGTGTGCTGAGCAGAACATTCAGGTAGTAGTTCCATCTACACCGGCTCAGGTTTATCACATGCTACGCCGTCAGGTTGTACGTCCTATGCGTCGTCCGCTTATCGTGATGTCGCCTAAGTCGCTACTGCGTCACCCGCTATGTACTTCGACACTTGAAGAGCTAGCGGAGGGTACCTTCCAGCCGGTAATCAACGAGATTGACGAGCTAGAACCGACTAAGATTCGTCGCGTCGTCTTCTGTTCAGGCAAGGTGTACTTTGACCTACTAGAAGAGCGTCGCAAGCGTGAAATCGACGATGTGGCCATTGTTCGTGTTGAGCAGCTGTATCCGTTCCCGCTTAGTGATGTGCGCGAAGCTATCTCTATCTACCCACAAGTGACAGACTTTGTTTGGTGTCAGGAAGAGCCTCAAAACCAAGGTGCTTGGTACTCGAGCCAACACAACTTCCGTGCGGCAACGCCATTTAACACCACGCTAAATTATGCCGGCCGCCCAGCCTCGGCATCTCCGGCTGTGGGTTATATGTCTGTTCACCTGAAACAACAAAAAGCGTTGATCGACGACGCGCTAACTATTGATAAAGAACTAGAAGAATAA
- a CDS encoding succinate dehydrogenase iron-sulfur subunit: protein MNLNFSIYRYNPDVDSRPYMKQYTLEVEEGSDMMVLDALILLKEQDASLSFRRSCREGVCGSDGLNMNGKNGLACITPLSALKGDTITIRPLPGLPVVRDLIVDMTQFYDNYAKVKPFLISDGDLPPSRENKQSPEERAHLDGLYECIMCACCTTSCPSFWWNPDKFIGPAGLLAAYRWLIDSRDTATDERLSNLDDAFSVFRCHGIMNCVSVCPKGLNPTKAIGHIKTMLVNRSV from the coding sequence ATGAACTTGAATTTCTCTATCTATCGCTATAACCCAGATGTGGACTCTAGACCCTACATGAAGCAGTACACCCTAGAGGTGGAAGAAGGGTCTGACATGATGGTGTTGGATGCTCTTATCCTATTGAAAGAGCAGGATGCAAGCCTGTCGTTCCGACGCTCTTGTCGTGAGGGTGTATGTGGCAGTGATGGCTTGAACATGAATGGTAAAAACGGTCTGGCGTGTATCACGCCGCTGTCTGCGCTGAAAGGCGACACTATTACTATTCGTCCGCTGCCGGGTCTGCCTGTGGTTCGTGACCTTATCGTCGACATGACTCAGTTCTACGACAACTACGCTAAGGTGAAGCCGTTCTTGATCTCAGATGGTGACTTACCACCGTCACGCGAGAACAAGCAGTCTCCAGAAGAGCGAGCGCATCTAGATGGTCTGTATGAGTGCATCATGTGCGCTTGCTGTACCACCTCTTGCCCATCTTTCTGGTGGAACCCTGATAAGTTTATCGGCCCTGCAGGTCTGCTTGCGGCGTATCGTTGGTTAATCGATAGCCGAGATACGGCAACAGATGAGCGTCTTAGCAATTTAGACGACGCATTTAGCGTTTTCCGTTGTCATGGCATCATGAACTGTGTCAGTGTATGTCCTAAGGGTTTGAACCCAACCAAAGCGATTGGACATATTAAGACCATGCTAGTGAATCGCTCTGTTTAG
- the sdhA gene encoding succinate dehydrogenase flavoprotein subunit, whose translation MTIPVREFDAIVIGAGGAGMRAALQISEQGLSCALLSKVFPTRSHTVSAQGGITVALGNSHQDDWQWHMYDTVKGSDYIGDQDAIEYMCKNGPESVIELEKMGLPFSRFENGTIYQRPFGGQSKQFGGEQAARTAAAADRTGHALLHTLYQQNIKHKTTIFSEWYALDMVKNQDGAIVGCTAICMETGEICYFKSKATVLATGGAGRIYQSTTNAHINTGDGVGMALRAGVPMQDMEMWQFHPTGIAGAGVLVTEGCRGEGGYLLNKDGERFMERYAPNAKDLAGRDVVARSMMIEIREGRGCDGPWGPHIKLKLDHLGKDVLESRLPGILELSRTFAHVDPIKEPIPVIPTCHYMMGGVPTQVSGQAIKQDANGNDVDVQGLFACGEIASVSVHGANRLGGNSLLDLVVFGRATGLHLGETLAAQSEARDASESDIEESLARTMRWENSTSGEDPAQIRKDLQTCMQNSFSVFREGEAMANGLEELKVIRERLADAHLSDKSSEFNTQRIECLELDNLMETAFATAVAANYRTESRGAHARFDFPDRDDEQWLCHSIYNPETEAMTKRDVNMEPVHREAFPPKARTY comes from the coding sequence ATGACGATTCCAGTTCGTGAGTTTGACGCAATAGTCATTGGTGCTGGTGGTGCGGGTATGCGTGCCGCGCTACAAATTTCAGAGCAGGGGCTTTCGTGCGCTCTGCTATCAAAAGTATTTCCGACTCGTTCACACACAGTATCTGCACAGGGTGGCATCACAGTAGCCCTAGGTAACTCTCACCAAGATGACTGGCAGTGGCACATGTATGACACGGTTAAGGGCTCTGATTATATCGGTGACCAAGACGCTATCGAATATATGTGTAAGAACGGTCCAGAATCTGTTATCGAGCTTGAGAAGATGGGTCTTCCATTCTCTCGCTTTGAAAACGGCACCATCTATCAACGCCCGTTTGGTGGTCAGTCGAAGCAATTCGGTGGCGAGCAAGCAGCGCGTACAGCGGCAGCAGCAGACCGTACCGGTCACGCACTTCTGCACACCCTGTATCAGCAGAACATCAAGCATAAAACCACCATTTTCAGTGAGTGGTATGCGCTAGATATGGTGAAGAACCAAGATGGCGCTATCGTGGGTTGTACTGCAATCTGCATGGAAACCGGCGAGATCTGCTACTTCAAATCTAAGGCGACGGTTCTAGCAACCGGCGGTGCAGGCCGTATCTATCAATCTACTACTAACGCACACATCAACACAGGTGACGGTGTAGGTATGGCGCTTCGCGCCGGTGTACCTATGCAGGACATGGAGATGTGGCAGTTCCACCCAACCGGTATCGCAGGCGCAGGTGTACTTGTGACTGAAGGCTGTCGAGGTGAGGGTGGATACCTTCTAAATAAAGACGGTGAGCGCTTTATGGAGCGCTACGCACCGAATGCCAAAGACTTGGCAGGTCGTGATGTGGTAGCTCGTTCTATGATGATCGAGATCCGTGAAGGTCGCGGTTGTGACGGCCCATGGGGTCCACACATCAAGCTTAAGCTAGATCACCTAGGTAAAGACGTACTCGAGTCTCGTCTACCGGGTATCCTTGAGCTTTCTCGCACCTTTGCTCACGTTGATCCAATCAAAGAGCCAATCCCGGTTATCCCAACCTGTCACTATATGATGGGTGGTGTTCCGACTCAGGTTTCAGGTCAGGCTATTAAGCAAGATGCGAACGGTAATGACGTTGACGTTCAAGGTCTATTCGCTTGCGGCGAAATTGCTTCTGTATCGGTACACGGTGCGAACCGACTAGGCGGTAACTCGCTACTAGACCTTGTGGTATTTGGCCGTGCAACCGGTCTGCATCTAGGCGAAACACTGGCTGCGCAATCTGAAGCTCGTGATGCCTCTGAATCAGACATCGAAGAGTCTCTAGCGCGCACCATGCGCTGGGAAAACAGCACCAGCGGTGAAGACCCAGCACAGATTCGTAAAGACCTACAAACCTGCATGCAAAACAGCTTCTCGGTATTCCGTGAAGGTGAAGCAATGGCAAACGGTCTTGAAGAGCTTAAGGTTATCCGTGAGCGTCTAGCTGATGCACACCTAAGCGACAAATCTAGCGAGTTCAACACTCAACGTATCGAGTGTCTTGAGCTGGACAACCTAATGGAAACGGCATTTGCAACGGCTGTAGCGGCGAACTACCGCACCGAGAGCCGCGGCGCACACGCTCGCTTCGACTTCCCGGATCGTGATGATGAGCAGTGGCTATGCCACTCTATCTACAACCCGGAAACCGAAGCTATGACTAAGCGTGACGTGAACATGGAGCCTGTTCACCGCGAAGCGTTTCCACCGAAAGCACGAACTTACTAA
- the sdhD gene encoding succinate dehydrogenase, hydrophobic membrane anchor protein, whose protein sequence is MVKHVSTLGRNGVHDFILIRASAIILTLYTIYICGFFLMAGDVGYMQWNGFFESLFTKVFTMVALASILIHAWIGLWQVLTDYIKPTLLRGSLQFALIAVLFGYFFSGLFILWGA, encoded by the coding sequence ATGGTAAAGCACGTTTCAACCTTAGGTCGTAATGGCGTACATGATTTCATCCTTATTCGTGCCTCTGCCATTATCTTGACCCTTTACACCATCTATATCTGTGGCTTTTTCCTAATGGCCGGTGATGTGGGTTATATGCAGTGGAACGGCTTCTTTGAAAGCCTGTTCACAAAAGTATTCACTATGGTCGCACTAGCTAGCATCTTAATTCACGCATGGATCGGTTTGTGGCAAGTGCTGACTGACTATATCAAGCCAACTCTGCTTCGAGGAAGCCTGCAATTTGCATTGATTGCAGTTCTATTTGGCTATTTCTTCTCTGGCTTATTCATTCTTTGGGGGGCATAA
- the sdhC gene encoding succinate dehydrogenase cytochrome b556 subunit, translating to MTKKNQRPVNLDLQTIHFPITAIASILHRVSGVITFVFVGVLLWLLSTSLSSPQGFMEAASFVDGFFVKFILWGMLTALFYHIVGGIRHLCQDLGYFEELESGAKSAQVSFIITGVLALLAGVIVW from the coding sequence GTGACCAAGAAAAATCAAAGACCCGTCAACCTGGATCTGCAAACGATCCATTTTCCCATTACCGCTATAGCATCCATCCTACACCGAGTTTCAGGCGTAATTACGTTTGTATTCGTGGGTGTGTTGTTGTGGTTACTCTCTACTTCATTGTCCTCGCCACAGGGCTTTATGGAAGCAGCTAGTTTTGTAGATGGCTTCTTCGTTAAGTTCATTCTGTGGGGCATGCTAACCGCACTTTTCTATCACATTGTGGGCGGTATTCGTCACCTATGTCAGGACTTGGGGTATTTCGAAGAGCTAGAAAGCGGCGCTAAGAGCGCGCAGGTTTCTTTCATCATTACAGGCGTTCTAGCACTACTGGCAGGGGTAATCGTATGGTAA